One part of the Pandoraea faecigallinarum genome encodes these proteins:
- the dusA gene encoding tRNA dihydrouridine(20/20a) synthase DusA produces MNLPPRRVSVAPMMDWTDRHCRVFHRQLSRHTWLYTEMVTTGALLYGDVARHLDFDAIEHPVALQLGGSEPQDLARAAKLGEQWGYDEINLNCGCPSERVQRGAFGACLMAEPELVADCVKAMRDVVQVPVTVKHRIGIDDVESFSFVEEFVGKIAEAGCTTFIVHARNAILKGLSPKENREIPPLKYDYAYRLKQVFPQLEILINGGVKTLDEVELHLQHVDGVMLGREAYHNPYVLAEVDARFYGGTAPAKSREAVEDALIEYAAAQVERGQYLGAITRHALGLYRGVPGARGWRRVLSDPKRLKAGVSAFEEARAQLRASAFAERDDAQSVAAA; encoded by the coding sequence ATGAACTTGCCTCCCCGCCGCGTCAGCGTCGCACCGATGATGGATTGGACGGATCGTCATTGCCGGGTCTTCCATCGTCAGTTGTCGCGTCACACGTGGCTGTATACCGAGATGGTGACGACCGGCGCCTTGTTGTACGGCGACGTTGCACGTCATCTCGATTTCGACGCGATCGAGCACCCCGTCGCATTGCAGTTGGGCGGCAGCGAGCCGCAGGACCTGGCGCGTGCCGCGAAGCTTGGCGAGCAGTGGGGTTACGACGAGATCAACCTGAATTGCGGATGTCCGTCGGAACGCGTGCAGCGCGGCGCGTTCGGCGCCTGCCTGATGGCAGAGCCGGAATTGGTGGCCGACTGTGTGAAGGCGATGCGCGATGTGGTGCAGGTGCCGGTCACGGTCAAGCATCGCATCGGCATCGATGACGTCGAGTCGTTCTCGTTCGTCGAGGAGTTCGTCGGCAAGATCGCCGAGGCCGGGTGCACGACATTCATCGTTCACGCGCGTAATGCCATCCTCAAGGGACTGAGCCCGAAGGAAAATCGCGAGATTCCGCCGCTGAAGTACGACTACGCCTATCGACTGAAGCAAGTCTTCCCGCAACTCGAAATTCTCATCAACGGTGGAGTGAAGACGCTCGATGAGGTCGAATTGCACCTCCAGCATGTTGACGGTGTGATGTTGGGGCGCGAGGCGTATCACAATCCCTATGTGCTCGCGGAAGTGGATGCGCGCTTTTATGGTGGCACCGCGCCGGCGAAATCGCGTGAAGCGGTCGAGGACGCGCTGATCGAATACGCGGCGGCGCAAGTGGAGCGGGGGCAGTATCTTGGTGCGATCACGCGTCACGCGTTGGGGTTGTATCGCGGCGTGCCGGGCGCACGCGGGTGGCGGCGGGTGTTGTCGGATCCGAAGCGTCTCAAAGCGGGCGTGAGCGCATTCGAAGAGGCGCGGGCGCAGTTGCGCGCGAGCGCATTCGCCGAGCGTGACGATGCGCAGTCCGTGGCGGCTGCGTGA